Within the Devosia lucknowensis genome, the region TGCACAGCAGGTGCCGAGCTTTGACATGAGCCCCGAAGCCGAAATGATCGTGCCGGTGACGCCCGATCCATCGGCCTCCGCCACTGCCGCTCCGGTCATCGCCGCGCCCGACCTCATCCGCTACCTGCTGCCGGCCGGCACGACGCGGCTGGCTGGCGAAGTCGACCGCCGCAACTACCAGATCTACCTCACTCCGACCCAGGCCGCTGCCAAGGCAACGCTCAACCTCGGCTATGTCAACGCGCTGGTCGTGGCGCCCGAATCCTCTCGACTGCGGGTGCAGATCAACGGCACCACCGTCATGCTCAATCCGGTTGCGTCCTCGGCGGGCATCGCCAAGGTCGCCGTCGACGTGCCCAGTGGCGTCTTGCGCCAGGGCTTCAACACCGTGACAATCACTGCCGACCAGCGGCATCGCACGGACTGCTCGATCGGTTCGACCTACGAGCTGTGGACCGACCTTTCGGCCGTGGACTCCTTCCTCAGCTTTTCCGGCGCGCGAGTCGGCCAGCTGAGCCGTCTCGACGACCTGGCGGCGGCAGGCTGGACCAGCACCGGAAAAAGCATTGTCCGCGTGATCATGCCCTCGGGCACGGCCATGGAAAACGGCGCTCTGCTGGCTGACCTGGTGCAGACGCTGGCGCTCACCATGCGTGTCGCCAACACCGAAGTGCAGTTTGCCAACACCCTGCCGGCGTCGCAGGAAGAGGGCGTTCTCAATGTCGTCCTCGGCCCAGCCTCGCAATTGCCTGAAGGCGTGGGTCCACTGGCCCAGGAAGCGCGCAACGCGCCGGTCGCGGCCTTTGGTGCCAACAATGCACTCGTGCTCTCCGGCCCCGACTGGGCCGGCGTCAAGGCGGCGATCGACGACCTGCGCCCGATCGCTGCGCAATACGAACAGTATGCCGGCGCCATCCCGCCGCGCGCCGATCGCGCCCTGCCGGTGCCGATCCTTGACGGCGCGGGCACGCTGTCCTTCGAGCAGCTGGGCTTTGAGGGCCTCAGCTTCAACGGCCGGCGCTATCGCACGCAGTTCTCGTTTGCCCTGCCGGCCGACTTCTACGCCGACCGCTATGGCCAGGCGCAGATCACGCTGAGCGCCGCCTATTCGAGCGAAGTGCGCCCGGGCAGCCAGTTCGACGTGTTCATCAACGGCGAAATCGCTTCGGTGACGCCGATCCTGCGCACCGACGACGCGCTGCGCGACCTGCCGATCAAGGTGCCGATGAGCGAGTTCCGCCCCGGCGTGAACACGGTGGAAGTCGTGGCGGCGCTGCGCACCGAGGCCGACGATATCTGCGCGCCCGGCACGGTGACCGTCGGTACCGACCAGCGCCTACTGATCTCGAGCGACAGCACCTTCACCATGCCCGATTTCGGGCGCATTTCGCAGGTGCCGAACCTGGCGGCCTTCGCCAATACCGGCTTCCCCTATTCGGGTGGCACCGATACGCCGGACCTGGTGCTGGGCTCCGGCGATGCCGTGCTGCCTGCCGCCATGACCTTCGTCGCCCGGCTGGCGGGCCAGACCAACCAGGCCATGGCGATCAAGTCGGTGAGCCTGGCGAGCCCCGCACCAGCGCAGGACGCGATCTTCGTTGGCGCCTACAACCAGCTGCCGCCCGACGCCATCCAGCGCGTCGGCGTGCTCCAGCCCTATGCCAGCGACGACATTGCCCTCGAAGTCGACCAGGGCAGCCTCGACACGATCCTCCAGCGCTGGCGCTCGACCGGGACCTCCAACGACGCGTCCATGCTTGGCCGGTTGCAGAACTGGGTGGCGGGCCTGCTCGATCTCGGGCCGAACAGCCTCGGGGTCCTGCCGCCGACCGACGAGCCCTACGCGCCGCGCCTTTCGGACAAGGCCGTCGTGCTGCAGCGCCTGCAGCCCGAGGGTGGCTTGTGGACCATGCTGACCGTGCCCAATGCGCAGAACCTCGATGCCGGTATCGCACTCGTCACCGAGGCCTCGATGTGGCCCAGGATGGCCGGTCGCGTCAGCGTCATCCCGCAGGATGGCAGCGCCGTGCAGGTCATCGAGCCGAACCGCGTCAGCTTCTACGAGAGCAGCCCCTGGAGCTTCCAGAATCTGCGCAACATCCTCGCCAACTGGCTCTCGAGCCACGTGCTGGCCTATGGCTTCGGCCTTTGCCTGGTGCTGGTCGCGCTGACGCTGGCAACCTCCGCCGTCCTGCGCGTCATGGGCAGGCGCGCCTGATGCGGGGTCTCGTGCTGGTCGCCGCCATGGCCCTCGCCTCCGTCTCCGCCGTGCACGGCGCCCAGCAGGGCTCCGTGACCGCCGACGAATGGGCGGCCTATCGCAACGCTTTCGTCAGCGAGGGGCGCGTCATCGACACGGCCAACGGCAATATCTCGCACAGCGAAGGGCAGGGTTACGGCCTGATCCTCTCCTACCTGGCGGGTGACGCGCAGAGCTTTGCCGATATCTGGGCCTTCACCCAGAATGAACTGATGATCCGCGATGACGGGCTGGTGGCCTGGAAATGGGACCCCGACGCCACGCCCAACGTCACGGACAGCAATAATGCCAGCGACGGCGATATCCTCATCGCCTACGGCCTCGCGCTGGCCGGGGAAGGCTGGGACGAGCCCGTCTATGTCCATGCTGCCCGCAGCATTGCCGACGCAGTGGGCGAAACCTCGACCCTGCGCTGGCGCGGCCGCGACGTGCTGCTGCCGGGCGCCTTCGGCTTTGGCCGCGAGGACCAGGAAGATGGTCCGATCGTCAACCTCTCCTACTGGGTGTTCGAGGCTTTCCCGACCCTCTCGCGCCTCGCGCCACAGACCGACTGGGAAAGCATCGCCCAGGCCGGACGGCGCCTCATCAACGAGGCGCGGATCGGGCCCATGGAATTGCCGACCGACTGGCTGTCGCTGCGGGGTGCCGAACCCGCGCCCGCCAAGGGTTTCCCGGCCGAGTTCAGCTACAACAGTATCCGCATCCCGCTTTATCTGCTGCGCGGCGGCACCACCGAGCCGGCCTTGCTGCGCCAGTTCGTGGCCCCGTTGAGCGGCGATGGCGCCGGCACCGTGGCCGTGGAGTCCGGCCGAATGGTCGATCCCCTGCAGGAACCAGGGTACCGCATCATCGGCGCCGCCTTGAGCTGCATTCTCGATGGCCAGAAAGTCGATCCGGCGCTGCAGGGCTTTTCGCCGCAAAGTTACTACGGCTCGACGCTGCATCTGCTTACACTGTCCTTCCTGCGTGAAAGCGCACCAAATTGTCTCTGAGGCCACCCATGACCATCCATGCACGCTGCATAATCGTCGGTCTGTTCGCCGGTCTTTCGATGACCGCTGCGCCATTGGCCCAGCAGGCGACTCCGACCCCGGAACTGTCGCAGGCCGCGCCGCCGGCAGCGAGCCCGGTGGTGGATGAGAGCGCGCTGCGCTATTTCGCGCGGCAGGGCGACGAGCGGCGCCTGCAGGCAGAGATCGCGCGCCTTTCGGCGATCTATCCCGGCTGGGTGCCGCCCGCCGATCCGCTGAACGGCGACACCGGTGTCGACGAGAACCTGCAGCACATGTGGGACCTCTACGGGCAGGGCGACCTTGCCGGCGTGCAGGCCGAGATCGATGCACGCATGGCCGCAACCCCGGATTGGCGTCCGCCGCAGGACCTGCTCGATGCCTTGTCCACCGGTAGCGCAGCGGCCGAAATCCGCGCCGCCGCGACGGTGCAGGACTATGATACGGTGATCCGCGTTGCCGCCAACCACCCCGATATTCTTGTCTGCACCAATGTCGACCTGCTCTGGTCACTGGCCGAGGCCTTCGTCGATACCGGCAGCGAGCCGCGCGCGGTCGATGCCTATAGCTTCGTGCTACAGAACTGCCCGACCGCACCGGAGCGGCTGGCCACGATGCAGAAGGCCCGCACCCTGCTGTCGCCCGCCGACATGGACACGCTGTTCAGCTTCGAGCGCGACGACGAGTTCGCGCCAATCCGTGTCGATCAGGCCCGCCAGTCCGTGGCCGACTACCTCAATGGCGTGTCGCGCCAGGTCGATCCGGATGCGGTGACCCTGATCGAGAGCGCGATCGCTGCCGCGCCCACGACCGACGACCTGCGTCTGCTCGGCTATTACGAACTGCAGGCCAACCGCGCGCGGCAGGCCCGCGACCTGTTCCAGAAGGCGGTGGACATCGACCCCACGCCCGACAGCCTGGGCGCCTTGGCGCGCGCCATGGTGCAACTGCGGCAGCTGACCGAGGCAGAGGAACTTCTGGCCGAACACCGGTTCGAAAGCGACGAATTGCAGGCACAGTATCTGGCCCTGGCCAATTCGCTGCTGGCCGGCAATCCGCCGCGCCGCCTCACGCCCGAAGTGCTCGACCGCATCATCGAGGCGATCAACGATTCCCAGGATGCCGATGCGGCTCAGGCACTCGGCTGGTATGCGTTCAACTTCGGCCAGACGCAGACCGCCGCGCGCTGGTTCCTGAAGGCGCTCGAGTTCAATCCCAACTTCGAGCCCGCGGCCTATGGCCTGCTGGTCTCCAGCCAGAAACTGCAGGATCGCGCCCGGGTGCGCGAGATCATCCGCCAGTGGGGCTCCCTCTCCCCGCGGATCGAACAGTTCGGCAAACCGGGCGCTCCGACCGACGCACCCGTGATCACCACAATTCCCGAGCCGCAGCTGGTACCGATGCGCTATCGCTTCGACCAGGGGCCGCGGCTGATGCTGGTGGCTTCGCAGACCCCCGACCAGCTACGCGCCTACGAACAGTGTGGCCAGTACATTCCGGCCGAGAACTTCAGCGGCGCCCAGGCTCTGGGGCGCGCGTGGTGCCTGATGGATCTCGATCGCGCCACCGAAGCCGAACAGCTTTTCCAGCGTGCCATTCTGGCGCCATCGGAAGCGACGCGCACCGAGGCCTATTATGGACTGACCCTGGCGCTGCTCCGCCTTGGCCTCATCGAGGAAGCGGCGGTGGCCGCATCGGCCATGCCGCAGACGCCGGAGCGCGTGCATGAAATGCAGATCGCCATCCTCGCCGATACGGCGGTGACCTATTACCAGATCGGCCGCTACGACGAGGTGCTGCAACTGCTCGATCAGCGCGCCACCCTCGCCCCCGAACAGAACGACCTCCTGACCATCAGGGCCTGGAGCTACTACCATCTCGGCAGGCTGCGCGAAGCCCGCCAGATCTTCGCCGCTGTTGCTGCCACTGGTTATTCCGAGGCCCAGCGTGGTCTGGATGCGCTTCAGGCGCGCGGGTTCCAATAGTCGATTAACCGACAATCCGGTCTCTTGTTCGCTTTATCTTCAGGCGTGCTAATCAGAGCTCATGGGTAAGTTCGGAAGAACTTGTACCAATTGTTCAAAAATTGATTTGTGCTGGAGACAACTTTGTCGAAGCGAGTGAGAACTGCAGTGTTCCCGGTTGCCGGTCTTGGAACCCGTTTCCTGCCGGCCACGAAGGCCATGCCAAAGGAAATGCTCCCGGTCGTCGACAGGCCGCTGATCCAGTATGCGGTGGACGAAGCGCGCGAAGCCGGCATCGAGCACTTTGTCTTCGTCACCGGTCGCAACAAGGGTGTGATCGAAGACCATTTCGACAAGCAGTTCGAGCTGGAAGCGACCCTTGCCGCCCGCGGCAAGGCCGCTGCGCTGGGTGAACTCAGCCGCGACCTGCCTTCGGCCGGCCGGACCAGCTTCACCCGCCAGCAGGAGCCGCTGGGCCTGGGCCATGCCGTCTGGTGCGCGCGCGATATCGTGGGCGACAACCCCTTCGCGCTGCTGCTGCCTGACATGCTGTTCCAGAGCAAGCCCGGTGTGCTCAAGCAGATGATGGATGCCTATGACGATGTCGGCGGCAATGTCATCGCCGTCGAGGAAGTGCCGATGCAGGATGTGTCGTCCTATGGCGTCGTTGCACGCGGGGCAGGGACCGACCGCAGCTTCGCCATCAGTGGCATGGTCGAAAAGCCCAAGCCTGATATGGCGCCGTCCAATCTGATCATCTCGGGACGATACATTCTCCAGCCGCAGGTCTTCGACCTGATCTCCACCCAGACCAAGGGCGCGGGCGGCGAGATCCAATTGACCGATGCCATGCTCAAGCTTCTCGAAACCCAGCGCTTCACAGGCGTCAAATATGCCGGGCGCAGCTTCGACTGCGGCTCCAAGGTCGGGTTCCTGACCGCCAATATTGCCTTCGCGCTGGACCGCGATGACGTCCGCGACGACTTCCTCACAGCCGTCGACGGCTTGGGCCTCCTGTCCACGCCATCCCGCCGCTCGGCCTGACGGCCTCATCGTCCCGCCCGGCCGGTTCGGATCGGCGGGGCAGGGCTGCATGGCAAACAAAAACCCCGGCCTCGCGAGAAGCCGGGGTTGATTGGTCGGAGTAGAGTGATTCGAACACTCGACCCCCTGCTCCCGAAGCAGGTGCGCTACCAGGCTGCGCTATACTCCGTCAGACACGCGACATTTCGGGAAGTTCCAGGCGGAAATAACTCCGCCCCGTCGCGATGTGGCGGCTTTATAGCTTTGGCGATGGCACTGTTCAAGCGGTTCTCACAACCTTTTATCGCCCGCCAGAGATCGAGTTGCGTGGCGCCAGCGAACCGTGTAGGAACCGCCGCAGTTGGGGTGTCGCCAAGTGGTAAGGCACCGGTTTTTGGTACCGGCATTCCTAGGTTCGAATCCTAGCACCCCAGCCATTTCCCGACACTACTCTGTCCGCCCGCGAATACCTGCGACGATTGCGCTTCAGGACCGCGACGGCGCGAGGACCTTAACGCAACTCGCCAAAATCAGGTCAAAACGGCGCTGTTGCGAACTGAGCCGACGGGGTCCTGCGATTTCGACGTATGCATGGTGACTTGCGGGAACGGGATGACGATGCCGCGCTGGTCGAACACCTGCTTCACGAATTCATTGAACGCGCGTCCTGCCGCCCATTGCGAACCGGGCAGGGTTTTGACCCGGGCCCGGACGACCACGGCCGACTCGAGAAATGCCGTGATGCCGTGCATCTCGAGCGGGCCGAGGACATGGTCGCGATGCTCCGTTTCCATCAGCAGGTCATAGGCGTCCTCGATGGCCTGTTTGGCGACGCCGATATCGGTATCGTAGGCCACGCGAATTTCGGCCAGATGATAGGCGAAGTCCTTGTTGCTGTTCGATACCTGGTCGACCGAGGAGAACGGAATGAGGTGCAGTGTTCCGGACAGGTCACGGATCGATACCGACCGGATGGTCAATCGCTCGACCACGCCGGATTTGCCACCTGCTTCGACGACGTCCCCTTCGTTCATCACGTTTTCGAGCTGGATGAACGCACCGGTGATGATGTCCTGAACGAATTTCTGCGCACCGAAGCCGATGGCCAGCCCGAGAACGCCGGCACCTGCAAGCAGCGGAGCGATGTTGACGCCGATCTGGGCCAGGGCCAGCATGCTGACAAACACCACCAGCGTGATCGTCATGGCATTCTTGAACAGCGACAGCAGCGTCTTTTCGCGCGCCGTCGGGATCGTGCCGTAGTTCGGATTGAGCCGATATTCCACCCAGGACGAGGTGGCCACGTGAATGGCGAAGCCGATGAGGATCACGGCCAGCGCCGAGATGATGGAGCCTGCCGTATGCTGGCCGGCCTCGGAACTGATCCAGCCGACAAAATCGAAGAGCGACCAGGCCTGCGCTGCGGTCAGCAGCACCGCTGCCAAGGCAATGATCCGTACGGTTTGGAGCACCTTTGGGACGAAGGCGTGCAGGCGCCGTTCCAGCAGGGGAAGGCGCTCCTTGACGTCAGATGGAAGGCGCAGCCCGGCATTGACGAAACGGGCGATGAACCCGACAGCGAGGAGCGCCACCACCACCGCGACAATGGTCTGGAGGGTTGCCGCCACGATGAAGGGCAGCGCCTGCGCGGGGTTGGCGAGCCACGCAACGAACAGGGCGCCGAGATAGGTGATGGCCAGAATGTGCCAGTACCGCGCGAGGGGCAGAATGATCTGCGCCAAACCTTCGCGCCGGTTCTTGTCGACGACGGCCGATAAAAGCGCTCGGACCTGATCCTTGTTCTGCAGCACCACTAGGATCCCGATGGTGGTGAGGGTGGCAACGACCAGCACCTCGACGGACGAGGCCAAAACGACCGAGACATTGGTCGCAAGAATGGGCACCACGAAGAGAAACGTGTAGCCCACGAGCGATAGCACGCGGGAAAGCCAGAACGACCAGTAATTGGCGCTCGTATCGCCCATCGGCAGAATGCGGATGGCGGAATGGCGCGGCATCAGCACCGCCCGCATGCCGACCTTGAGCAGTTCCACAAACAGGAAGGCGTTCAGCAGCAGGGGCTGGTTGATGCCCAGTCGCCCACTGCCGCCATTCGCAATCAGCATGGCGACCAGATATCCGGCCGCCCATGCCAGTATGACCGGGATCAGATCGATCACGACCGCGGCCAGCAGGCTGGTGGCTTTCCGCAGCCAGCGCGCGCCGTCGCGTTGATGTGCCGCTTTGCCCGATAACCAGGCGGCCGGAAGCTTGAGCAGCAACAGGACCCCGAAAATCGTGGCGCCGACACGAACAATATCGAATGTCACGCTGCGAAGCTGGTCCGACCCGGTGCCAGACAGACCGCGCGCAACGTCGTCGACCACATCCCCGACCGATTGCACGCTGGCAGAAACGCCCTCGGCGGCGCCGCGGGTGAACTCGGCCACCTGCTGCGCAATGGTCGTGTCCGATGTTTCATCGGCCGAAGAGCGCTCCACCTCCGCAAGGGCATTGGCGCGGACACGGGCCAGCAAAGCGGCGCCTGCAGGGTCCGCCTCGATGATGTCGATCAAGGCGTCGAGGCCCTGTGTCTGCGCCGGCGCTTCGGCTTGGGCCGGCTCCGTCGTGGGTTGCGCCTGTGCGCTGGCCTGGGGAACGAGAATGGCGAATATGACGAGGGCATAGGCCAAGAGGCGCATCGGCGCTCCTTCACGAATACTGAGAGCAGCCCCGCAGACGGCGCCATACGCTCGGACTTGGAATGGAGGCCGGATTCTCCCGGCCTCCAGGGTGATTACTGATCCAGCACGGCCGAGAGGAATTCGCGGGTGCGGTCCTCGCTGGGATCGGTGAACAGTTCCTCGGGCGTGCCCTCTTCGCGGATCTTGCCCCGGTCGAAGAAGCAGACGCGATCGGAAATCTCGCGGGCGAAACGCATTTCGTGGGTCACCAGGAGCATCGTGAGGTCGTGCTCGTCCGCCAGCTTGCCGATGACATTGAGCACTTCGCCGACCAGTTCGGGATCGAGCGCCGAGGTCGGTTCGTCAAACAGCAGGATGCTCGGGCGCATGGCCAGTGCCCTCGCGATACCGACGCGCTGCTTCTGTCCGCCGGACAGCTGACTGGGAAACTTCTGCGCCTGATCGGCGAGGCCGACGAGTTCGAGTAATTCTTCGCCGCGCTGGCGCGCTTCGGCCTTGGAGAGGCCCAGCACCTTGACCGGCGCCTCGGTGATATTGCGCAAGACGCTCATATGCGGAAAGAGGTTGAAGTGCTGGAACACCATGCCGAGCTTGCCGCGCATCTTGCGCAGGTGCTTCTCACTGGCAGGCTTGAGGCTGCCGTCGCCGGAGTTTTCGTGCCAGAGCGGTTCGCCGTCGACGGTGACGCTGCCGCCGTCGATCCCCTCGAGCGTCATCAGGATGCGCAGCACCGTCGACTTGCCCGAGCCCGACGGCCCGATGATCGAAACCTTCTCGCCGCGCTTCACCGAGAAATCGAGTTTGTTGAGAACAGTAAGGTCTCCAAAGCGCTTCTCGACCTTGTCGAACCGAATGATGTCTTCGCTCATTTGAGGGGGATTCCTTGCTTGGGCAGCCACGTATCGAGCAGGCGCACGCCCCCCGACGCGATCAGCGTCAGGATGAGATAGATCGCGCCCACCATGGACAGCGGGATGAGATAGTCGAAGGTCCGGTCACCCACGATCTTGGCGACGTTGAGCATTTCGAGCACCGTCACGACCGAGAGGATCGGGACGTCCTTCATGATCGAGACCAGGTAATTGCCCATGGCCGGAACGATGCGCGGAATGGCTTGGGGTACGATGATATGGGTAAAGGTGCGCCCGGCAGTGAGATTGAGCGCCCGCGCCGCTTCGCGCTGGTCTGCGCCGACGGCTTCCAGCCCGCCCCGATAAACCTCGGCCGTATAGGCACTGTACTGGATGCCCAGCGCCAGGGCGCCGGTCATGAAGGCCGGCAGCACGATGCCGTATTCGGGCAGCACGTAGTAGAGGAAGAACAATTGCACGAGCAGAGGCGTATCGCGGATGAATTCCGTGATCACGCGCGCCGGCCAGGCGATAAAGGGAAAGGGCAGGCCTTTGAGCACCGCCCAGACCAGACCCAAGACCAGGGCGAGGACGAAGCCCAGGCTTGCCGCCTGTATAGTGACCACCAGCCCCGTCAACAGGATCGGCAGGATCGAGATGGCAAAGGCCAGTGGGCTCGAGAGGTCCCATTCGTAACCAAATAGCATGGGTCAGCTCCTCGCCGTGCGCCAGCGGCTCACGCGAATTTCGAGCAGGCGCATCATGGCTGTCAGCACCAGCGCCATGCCGAAATAGGTCAGCAGCAGCATGGAATAGATGGTCGTGCTGTCCTGGGTGAAGTTGCGGATCTGCTCGGCGCGGAAGGCCAGATCACCCAGGCTGATCAGCGAAACCAGCGCCGTGTCCTTGAGATTTTGCACGGCCAGGTTGCCGAAGGATGGCATCATTTCGGGCACGGCCTGCGGAATGGTAACGGTCCACAGCGTCTGGCGCGGCGTGAAATTGAGTGCCCGCGCAGCCTCATGCTGGTCCTTGTGAACGGACTGAATGGCGCCACGCACCACTTCGGCTCCATAGGCCCCGATATTGAGGCTGAGGGCCATGATGCCCGCGACCAGGGGCGGCAGCCGGAGATCGATCCCCATCGCCATGCCGGCGATCGGCAGCGCGAAATAAAGCCAAAACAACTGCACCAGGAGCGACGTCCCGCGAAACACCTCGATATAGGTGATGGCCAGTGCGCGCACGGCTCCATTGCGGCTGATCTTGCCAATGCCTGCGGCAAAGGCCAGGGTCGCGCCGAAAATGGTGGAGAGCACCGTCAACTGTACGGTGACCCAAGCCCCTTCCATGAGGGGGCCGAAATATTCGGTCCAATGCATCATTGGTCCTTTGATTGTTGAAACGCGTCTTGGGCGGGTGCCGGAACACCCGCCCAAGTCAGTTCATGAAGCGGAAGGATCAGCCTGCGTCGCAAAGCTCGTCGGTGCTGCGCGCGATCGAGCCGTCGATATCGGCCTGGGTGAAGCCGTATCCCGAGACGATACCGGACCATTCATCGGTCTGCTTGAATTCGGCCAGAGCGTCATTGACCGCGTCGCGCAACTCTTCGTTGCCGCTGGCGAAGGTAAAACCGCCCCAGCTGCGGACTTCCTCGCCATCGATCACCGGGTCGGTGAACGCGCCGGCCACTTCCACTCCCTCACTCTGACCGGCAAGGCCACTGGCGGTCAGGCTCGTGGCGGCATAGGCATCGGCTCGGCCAGTCGAAACGGTCGAGATCGCATCGGCATTGGCGGCAATGGTCACGAGACGGCTTTCGTCGACACCCAGCTTCTGCATCATTTCCAGCTGATCGGCGCCCGCCATGATGGCGACGCGCAGTTCGGCGTTTTCGGCAAAATCCTCATAGGCATGGATGTCCTTGGGATTGCCTGCGGGCACCAGCAAACCCTCGCCATAGGAAGTGTTGGGCTCCGAGAACAACACCTGCTGGCACCGGTCGGGCAGGATGGCCATCTCTGC harbors:
- a CDS encoding cellulose biosynthesis cyclic di-GMP-binding regulatory protein BcsB produces the protein MIRVLTPLALALMVGSAHAQQVPSFDMSPEAEMIVPVTPDPSASATAAPVIAAPDLIRYLLPAGTTRLAGEVDRRNYQIYLTPTQAAAKATLNLGYVNALVVAPESSRLRVQINGTTVMLNPVASSAGIAKVAVDVPSGVLRQGFNTVTITADQRHRTDCSIGSTYELWTDLSAVDSFLSFSGARVGQLSRLDDLAAAGWTSTGKSIVRVIMPSGTAMENGALLADLVQTLALTMRVANTEVQFANTLPASQEEGVLNVVLGPASQLPEGVGPLAQEARNAPVAAFGANNALVLSGPDWAGVKAAIDDLRPIAAQYEQYAGAIPPRADRALPVPILDGAGTLSFEQLGFEGLSFNGRRYRTQFSFALPADFYADRYGQAQITLSAAYSSEVRPGSQFDVFINGEIASVTPILRTDDALRDLPIKVPMSEFRPGVNTVEVVAALRTEADDICAPGTVTVGTDQRLLISSDSTFTMPDFGRISQVPNLAAFANTGFPYSGGTDTPDLVLGSGDAVLPAAMTFVARLAGQTNQAMAIKSVSLASPAPAQDAIFVGAYNQLPPDAIQRVGVLQPYASDDIALEVDQGSLDTILQRWRSTGTSNDASMLGRLQNWVAGLLDLGPNSLGVLPPTDEPYAPRLSDKAVVLQRLQPEGGLWTMLTVPNAQNLDAGIALVTEASMWPRMAGRVSVIPQDGSAVQVIEPNRVSFYESSPWSFQNLRNILANWLSSHVLAYGFGLCLVLVALTLATSAVLRVMGRRA
- a CDS encoding glycosyl hydrolase family 8 — encoded protein: MRGLVLVAAMALASVSAVHGAQQGSVTADEWAAYRNAFVSEGRVIDTANGNISHSEGQGYGLILSYLAGDAQSFADIWAFTQNELMIRDDGLVAWKWDPDATPNVTDSNNASDGDILIAYGLALAGEGWDEPVYVHAARSIADAVGETSTLRWRGRDVLLPGAFGFGREDQEDGPIVNLSYWVFEAFPTLSRLAPQTDWESIAQAGRRLINEARIGPMELPTDWLSLRGAEPAPAKGFPAEFSYNSIRIPLYLLRGGTTEPALLRQFVAPLSGDGAGTVAVESGRMVDPLQEPGYRIIGAALSCILDGQKVDPALQGFSPQSYYGSTLHLLTLSFLRESAPNCL
- a CDS encoding tetratricopeptide repeat protein, with amino-acid sequence MTIHARCIIVGLFAGLSMTAAPLAQQATPTPELSQAAPPAASPVVDESALRYFARQGDERRLQAEIARLSAIYPGWVPPADPLNGDTGVDENLQHMWDLYGQGDLAGVQAEIDARMAATPDWRPPQDLLDALSTGSAAAEIRAAATVQDYDTVIRVAANHPDILVCTNVDLLWSLAEAFVDTGSEPRAVDAYSFVLQNCPTAPERLATMQKARTLLSPADMDTLFSFERDDEFAPIRVDQARQSVADYLNGVSRQVDPDAVTLIESAIAAAPTTDDLRLLGYYELQANRARQARDLFQKAVDIDPTPDSLGALARAMVQLRQLTEAEELLAEHRFESDELQAQYLALANSLLAGNPPRRLTPEVLDRIIEAINDSQDADAAQALGWYAFNFGQTQTAARWFLKALEFNPNFEPAAYGLLVSSQKLQDRARVREIIRQWGSLSPRIEQFGKPGAPTDAPVITTIPEPQLVPMRYRFDQGPRLMLVASQTPDQLRAYEQCGQYIPAENFSGAQALGRAWCLMDLDRATEAEQLFQRAILAPSEATRTEAYYGLTLALLRLGLIEEAAVAASAMPQTPERVHEMQIAILADTAVTYYQIGRYDEVLQLLDQRATLAPEQNDLLTIRAWSYYHLGRLREARQIFAAVAATGYSEAQRGLDALQARGFQ
- the galU gene encoding UTP--glucose-1-phosphate uridylyltransferase GalU, with translation MSKRVRTAVFPVAGLGTRFLPATKAMPKEMLPVVDRPLIQYAVDEAREAGIEHFVFVTGRNKGVIEDHFDKQFELEATLAARGKAAALGELSRDLPSAGRTSFTRQQEPLGLGHAVWCARDIVGDNPFALLLPDMLFQSKPGVLKQMMDAYDDVGGNVIAVEEVPMQDVSSYGVVARGAGTDRSFAISGMVEKPKPDMAPSNLIISGRYILQPQVFDLISTQTKGAGGEIQLTDAMLKLLETQRFTGVKYAGRSFDCGSKVGFLTANIAFALDRDDVRDDFLTAVDGLGLLSTPSRRSA
- a CDS encoding mechanosensitive ion channel domain-containing protein — protein: MRLLAYALVIFAILVPQASAQAQPTTEPAQAEAPAQTQGLDALIDIIEADPAGAALLARVRANALAEVERSSADETSDTTIAQQVAEFTRGAAEGVSASVQSVGDVVDDVARGLSGTGSDQLRSVTFDIVRVGATIFGVLLLLKLPAAWLSGKAAHQRDGARWLRKATSLLAAVVIDLIPVILAWAAGYLVAMLIANGGSGRLGINQPLLLNAFLFVELLKVGMRAVLMPRHSAIRILPMGDTSANYWSFWLSRVLSLVGYTFLFVVPILATNVSVVLASSVEVLVVATLTTIGILVVLQNKDQVRALLSAVVDKNRREGLAQIILPLARYWHILAITYLGALFVAWLANPAQALPFIVAATLQTIVAVVVALLAVGFIARFVNAGLRLPSDVKERLPLLERRLHAFVPKVLQTVRIIALAAVLLTAAQAWSLFDFVGWISSEAGQHTAGSIISALAVILIGFAIHVATSSWVEYRLNPNYGTIPTAREKTLLSLFKNAMTITLVVFVSMLALAQIGVNIAPLLAGAGVLGLAIGFGAQKFVQDIITGAFIQLENVMNEGDVVEAGGKSGVVERLTIRSVSIRDLSGTLHLIPFSSVDQVSNSNKDFAYHLAEIRVAYDTDIGVAKQAIEDAYDLLMETEHRDHVLGPLEMHGITAFLESAVVVRARVKTLPGSQWAAGRAFNEFVKQVFDQRGIVIPFPQVTMHTSKSQDPVGSVRNSAVLT
- the ehuA gene encoding ectoine/hydroxyectoine ABC transporter ATP-binding protein EhuA, producing the protein MSEDIIRFDKVEKRFGDLTVLNKLDFSVKRGEKVSIIGPSGSGKSTVLRILMTLEGIDGGSVTVDGEPLWHENSGDGSLKPASEKHLRKMRGKLGMVFQHFNLFPHMSVLRNITEAPVKVLGLSKAEARQRGEELLELVGLADQAQKFPSQLSGGQKQRVGIARALAMRPSILLFDEPTSALDPELVGEVLNVIGKLADEHDLTMLLVTHEMRFAREISDRVCFFDRGKIREEGTPEELFTDPSEDRTREFLSAVLDQ
- the ehuD gene encoding ectoine/hydroxyectoine ABC transporter permease subunit EhuD, with amino-acid sequence MLFGYEWDLSSPLAFAISILPILLTGLVVTIQAASLGFVLALVLGLVWAVLKGLPFPFIAWPARVITEFIRDTPLLVQLFFLYYVLPEYGIVLPAFMTGALALGIQYSAYTAEVYRGGLEAVGADQREAARALNLTAGRTFTHIIVPQAIPRIVPAMGNYLVSIMKDVPILSVVTVLEMLNVAKIVGDRTFDYLIPLSMVGAIYLILTLIASGGVRLLDTWLPKQGIPLK
- the ehuC gene encoding ectoine/hydroxyectoine ABC transporter permease subunit EhuC, whose protein sequence is MMHWTEYFGPLMEGAWVTVQLTVLSTIFGATLAFAAGIGKISRNGAVRALAITYIEVFRGTSLLVQLFWLYFALPIAGMAMGIDLRLPPLVAGIMALSLNIGAYGAEVVRGAIQSVHKDQHEAARALNFTPRQTLWTVTIPQAVPEMMPSFGNLAVQNLKDTALVSLISLGDLAFRAEQIRNFTQDSTTIYSMLLLTYFGMALVLTAMMRLLEIRVSRWRTARS